A single Phragmites australis chromosome 4, lpPhrAust1.1, whole genome shotgun sequence DNA region contains:
- the LOC133914339 gene encoding late embryogenesis abundant protein 17-like, with product MASRQDRREARAEAEARRAADELARARDERVVQAEVGARTAADEIARARADREGAQAADYHRGGGGILESVQEGAKSFVSAVGRTFGGAEDAAVDKTSQTAQATGDKLGEFKDYTAEKARETNDSIARKTSETAEATRNKVSEYKDSAVEKARETKDAVAQKASETAEATKNKLGEAKDTTIQKAQETRNATADKVREAEDATIQKAQETRDATADKAREAENATIQKAQETRNATADKVREAKDATKQKAGKYTDSARETAQEARDRSRTTAQTAADKERETAGTHDADKDVGQGQGLLGALGNVTGAIKEKLTLGSAAGQQHQNVRLGGEDERALKERAAEMAAEVYFEEKDRLLRERAAERVDRCVEGCADSACVHRQGKV from the exons ATGGCGTCAAGGCAGGACAGGCGTGAGGCGcgcgccgaggccgaggctcGCCGCGCCGCGGACGAGCTCGCGCGGGCGCGGGACGAACGCGTGGTGCAGGCGGAGGTGGGCGCCCGCACGGCCGCGGACGAGATCGCGCGCGCCCGCGCCGACCGCGAGGGCGCGCAGGCCGCTGACTACCACCGTGGTGGCGGCGGCATCCTGGAGAGCGTGCAGGAGGGCGCCAAGTCCTTCGTGAGCGCCGTGGGCCGCACGTTCGGCGGCGCCGAGGACGCGGCCGTCGACAAGACCTCCCAGACGGCGCAGGCAACCGGCGACAAGCTGGGCGAGTTCAAGGACTACACCGCCGAGAAGGCCAGGGAGACCAACGACAGCATCGCGCGGAAGACGAGCGAGACAGCGGAGGCCACCCGGAACAAGGTCAGCGAGTACAAGGACAGCGCCGTGGAGAAGGCGAGGGAGACCAAGGACGCCGTGGCGCAGAAGGCGAGCGAGACCGCCGAGGCGACCAAGAACAAGCTGGGAGAGGCCAAGGACACGACCATTCAGAAGGCCCAGGAGACGAGGAACGCCACGGCGGACAAGGTGAGGGAGGCCGAGGACGCGACCATTCAGAAGGCCCAGGAGACGAGGGACGCCACGGCGGACAAGGCGAGGGAGGCCGAGAACGCGACCATTCAGAAGGCCCAGGAGACGAGGAACGCCACGGCGGACAAGGTGAGGGAGGCCAAGGACGCGACGAAGCAGAAGGCCGGCAAGTACACCGACTCTGCCAGGGAGACCGCGCAGGAGGCCAGGGACAGGTCCCGGACGACCGCGCAGACCGCCGCCGACAAGGAAAGAGAGACGGCCGGCACCCACGACGCAGACAAGGACGT GGGTCAAGGACAAGGTTTGCTCGGGGCGCTGGGGAATGTGACGGGCGCGATCAAGGAGAAGCTGACGCTGGGTTCAGCTGCAGGGCAGCAGCACCAGAACGTCCGTCTGGGTGGCGAGGACGAGCGCGCGCTGAAGGAACGCGCagcggagatggcggcggaggtGTACTTCGAGGAGAAGGACCGGTTGCTGAGGGAGCGCGCGGCGGAGCGGGTGGACCGGTGCGTGGAGGGGTGCGCCGACTCGGCCTGCGTGCACCGGCAGGGCAAGGTGTGA